From the genome of Cyanobacteriota bacterium, one region includes:
- the pyrR gene encoding bifunctional pyr operon transcriptional regulator/uracil phosphoribosyltransferase PyrR, which yields MPSQVVEILSAQDLRRTLNRLASEIVERVNDLSKLVLLGIYTRGVPLAQTIARQIEVLEGLSVPVGAIDITFYRDDLAQNRLRTPAKTDIPVNLSGKVVVLVDDVIYKGRTIRAALSAVNDYGRPDIVRLAVLIDRGHRELPIHPDFVGKRLPTSREEQVKVYIQEVDNRDAVELITRPNS from the coding sequence ATGCCATCTCAGGTTGTAGAAATCTTATCTGCCCAAGACTTGCGTCGTACCCTCAACCGACTGGCATCTGAGATTGTGGAACGGGTTAATGACCTCTCTAAGCTGGTCTTATTGGGGATTTATACGCGGGGGGTGCCTTTGGCGCAGACCATAGCTCGGCAAATTGAGGTGCTAGAGGGGTTGAGCGTGCCTGTTGGGGCGATCGACATTACCTTTTACCGAGATGATCTGGCCCAGAATCGTCTACGCACCCCAGCGAAAACCGATATTCCAGTAAATCTGTCTGGCAAAGTTGTGGTGCTTGTAGATGATGTTATCTACAAAGGGCGCACAATTCGGGCTGCCCTTAGCGCTGTGAACGACTATGGCAGACCAGATATTGTGCGTCTAGCCGTGCTAATTGATCGTGGACATCGAGAATTGCCTATTCATCCAGACTTTGTTGGGAAGCGACTGCCAACTTCGCGAGAAGAGCAGGTTAAGGTTTATATTCAGGAGGTGGATAATCGGGATGCGGTTGAGTTGATTACTCGTCCCAACAGTTAA
- a CDS encoding TldD/PmbA family protein, with the protein MLAEPVIARSSVTIPKFSIPELLQSALCNISLPADWLSLRVVKEVISTRSVRDGNPIGNSKAMTQGAMVEVLAAGQLGYAATNVLTLEGLQIAAQQAYQQAIAAAAWSVYRAVPRPAVTGHYTSPVLKPLDALTVGEINDVLIKLCQTMKVSDQIVQTSAMAITEDVESWMVSSNGSDTYQHFFKVMTDYGATAQDGAIVQRRTDNGWLARCYQGGIERFLQADLWERAQRIGEQAVELLTAMECPTETTTLMLAPDQMLLQIHESVGHPLEIDRILGDERNYAGGSFVKASDIGSLVYGSPLMNITFDPTVPGELASYGFDDTGTIARREYLIKDGILLRGLGGLESQQRSGLPGVACQRASSWNRPPIDRMANLNLEPGNLSTEAMVANIERGVYMETNRSWSIDDRRHKFQFGCEYAKLIENGRMTRTLRNPNYRATTPQFWQSLIMVGDRASWQMYGSPVCGKGEPNQCIWVGHGSPVCVFRDIEVFGGG; encoded by the coding sequence ATGCTAGCTGAACCTGTTATTGCCCGATCGTCCGTTACTATCCCCAAGTTTTCGATTCCTGAGTTATTGCAGAGTGCCCTGTGTAACATTTCACTACCTGCTGATTGGCTAAGTCTGCGTGTTGTCAAAGAAGTGATTAGTACTCGATCAGTGCGGGATGGTAATCCGATTGGCAATAGCAAAGCAATGACCCAAGGTGCTATGGTCGAGGTCTTAGCGGCTGGACAACTAGGCTATGCAGCTACTAACGTGTTGACGCTGGAAGGCTTGCAGATAGCAGCTCAGCAAGCTTACCAACAAGCGATCGCAGCCGCGGCATGGTCAGTCTACCGTGCAGTTCCTCGTCCAGCGGTGACTGGGCATTATACGTCACCTGTGCTTAAGCCGTTGGATGCCCTTACCGTCGGGGAAATCAATGATGTACTGATTAAGCTTTGCCAGACCATGAAGGTATCTGATCAGATTGTGCAGACGAGCGCTATGGCCATTACCGAAGATGTAGAGTCTTGGATGGTAAGCAGCAATGGCTCTGATACCTATCAGCACTTCTTTAAGGTGATGACAGACTATGGAGCTACAGCCCAGGATGGCGCGATCGTGCAGCGCCGCACTGATAATGGTTGGTTAGCACGCTGCTATCAAGGTGGCATAGAGCGTTTTTTGCAGGCAGATTTGTGGGAACGGGCGCAGAGAATTGGTGAGCAAGCTGTAGAACTGCTGACGGCTATGGAATGTCCTACGGAAACCACAACCTTGATGCTAGCTCCTGACCAAATGTTGTTGCAGATTCACGAAAGTGTAGGGCATCCATTGGAGATTGATCGCATCCTTGGAGATGAGCGCAACTATGCAGGCGGCAGTTTTGTAAAAGCTAGTGATATTGGCTCTCTGGTGTATGGTTCACCCTTGATGAATATTACCTTTGACCCGACAGTGCCAGGAGAGCTTGCTAGCTACGGCTTTGATGATACAGGCACGATCGCGCGACGAGAATATTTGATCAAAGATGGAATTTTGTTGCGAGGGCTAGGCGGGCTAGAGAGCCAACAGCGGAGTGGATTGCCAGGAGTTGCCTGTCAGCGAGCCTCGTCGTGGAATCGTCCCCCTATTGATCGCATGGCTAATCTCAACTTGGAGCCTGGTAACCTTAGTACTGAGGCCATGGTAGCTAATATTGAGCGGGGCGTATACATGGAAACCAATCGATCCTGGTCAATTGATGACCGGCGGCATAAGTTTCAGTTTGGCTGTGAATACGCGAAGTTGATTGAAAACGGCAGAATGACAAGGACTCTGCGTAACCCCAACTATCGAGCAACCACTCCACAGTTTTGGCAGAGTCTGATTATGGTGGGCGAT
- the fni gene encoding type 2 isopentenyl-diphosphate Delta-isomerase, whose product MAEHPTSLSTTVVSEIGSNEQPLAGLVTQQRKADHLRVCLEDDVQCRSITTGLERYRFEHCCLPEINYSDIDLSITFLNRTLQAPLLISCMTGGTEQAKLINHRLAIAAQRYGLAMGVGSQRVAVENPDVVDTFAVRSVAPDIMLFANLGAVQLNYSYGLEQCRKVVDWLQADALVLHLNPLQESIQTRGDTNFHGLLAKIASLCEQLPVPVIAKEVGNGISALMAEKLVQAGVAAIDVAGAGGTSWAKVESARAQDARQRQLGKTFAEWGIPTADCIVAIRDRQKTLPLIASGGLRNGLDAAKALALGANLAGMALPFLQAASESELALDEYINILLAELTTVLFCTGNQTITHLQQANCLVKQ is encoded by the coding sequence ATGGCTGAACATCCCACGAGTCTTAGTACCACGGTAGTGTCTGAAATAGGCAGCAATGAGCAGCCTCTTGCTGGTTTGGTCACCCAGCAACGTAAAGCAGATCACTTGCGGGTTTGTCTGGAAGACGATGTGCAGTGTCGTAGCATCACCACTGGGCTAGAGCGCTACCGGTTTGAGCATTGTTGCCTCCCAGAGATCAATTACAGCGATATTGACTTGTCCATAACTTTTCTGAACAGAACCTTGCAGGCACCGCTATTGATTTCCTGCATGACGGGTGGCACAGAACAGGCCAAGCTTATTAACCATCGACTAGCGATCGCGGCACAACGCTATGGCCTCGCCATGGGGGTAGGATCTCAACGGGTCGCTGTAGAAAACCCAGATGTAGTAGATACGTTTGCTGTGCGCAGTGTTGCCCCAGACATCATGTTGTTTGCTAATTTGGGTGCTGTGCAACTGAACTATAGCTACGGGCTTGAGCAGTGTCGTAAGGTAGTGGACTGGTTGCAGGCAGATGCCCTGGTATTGCACCTCAATCCGTTACAGGAGTCTATTCAAACTCGTGGTGATACAAACTTCCATGGGTTGCTAGCAAAGATTGCTAGTTTGTGTGAGCAATTACCTGTCCCTGTAATTGCCAAAGAAGTAGGGAATGGGATTTCGGCACTAATGGCAGAGAAATTGGTACAAGCTGGTGTGGCGGCGATCGATGTAGCCGGTGCTGGAGGAACATCGTGGGCAAAAGTTGAAAGTGCCCGCGCCCAAGATGCTCGCCAACGGCAGTTAGGCAAAACCTTTGCAGAATGGGGAATTCCAACGGCTGATTGTATTGTAGCGATTCGAGACCGTCAGAAAACCTTGCCATTGATTGCTTCTGGAGGATTACGAAATGGACTTGATGCTGCTAAGGCTCTTGCTCTGGGGGCAAACTTAGCTGGGATGGCACTTCCGTTTCTCCAAGCCGCCTCAGAGTCTGAACTGGCTCTGGATGAGTACATCAATATTTTGCTGGCGGAGCTGACCACTGTGTTATTTTGCACCGGTAATCAGACAATTACTCACCTGCAACAGGCTAATTGCCTAGTAAAGCAGTAA